The Paenibacillus dendritiformis region CGCGGCAATTGTATTGATGGTCACGGGCTGGATTGTGCCGGCGTTTTCCGTAGGCGGCTTCTGGAGTGCCCTGATCCTGGCCCTGGTGATCGCATTGTTCGGCTGGATTGTCGAAGGCATCTTCGGCAAAAAAGTCACGCCGTTCGGACGCGGAATTGTCGGCTTTCTGGCCAGCGCCTTGGTCATATATGTAGCCCAATTTTTCGTCGGCGGCGTATCGGTTAGCATTCTGGGCGCCATTCTGGCCGCGCTCGTTATCGGGTTGATCGACCTGTTCATCCCGATTGCGTCTCCGTTCGAAGGCGGTAAAGAATCGCAACCCGGACGGTAATCCTTTTCCAAGTCCATACTCTCCCCCTCGTCAGCCGGCATGCCGGCATTGACGGAATTTCTTGTCTGAATAGGCTTGGCAATCCGCCAATGCATCCGCTACACTGGACTGATAAGGGGGATGAGCATGAGACGCAGCAGGCGATGGACAATAGGAGCCACCATTGTGCTTAGCCTTGGGCTGACCGCATGCGGTGGATCGCAAGCGGATACACCAGCGGCCGCAACCGAAGCCGCGGATACCGAATTGGTCATCCAAGCGACCAACTACCAGTTCGATCAGCCGGAATACCATATCAAGGCGGGCGAGTCCGTTCGCATCATATTGGAAGCGAAGGGCAATCACGGCCTTCAGGTGAAGGAACTGGGCCTGAAGCTGGATCCGAATCAGACCGAGCAAATCATCACGCCCGAGAAGCCGGGTACTTATGAATTCTTCTGCACCATCATGTGCGGGCCGGGACACAAGGACATGCACGCGAAGCTGATCGTCGAGTAACGTACCGGCCGCCAGGCAGACAGAGGCCGCCGTCCCGCCCTTCGGGGAGACGGCGGCTTTTGCATGCAGCGCGCCCGCTTCGATCGGAGCTGCGGGCACCGTACCCAATTACAGCCATTGCGCCCAAGTGACTGCCTGCGCCATCGCATCCGGTATCCAGGCCCCGGTCCATTCCATCCAGACGGATGCTGCCGCCCAATCGCGGATAGCGCCGGCCGGCCAAGCCCGGAGCAGCACATACAAGATGCACCAGAGAAAAGCGAATTGCACCAATCCCAATAGGGCGCCGACCAGCCGATCCACGGCGCGCACCGGCTTCGCTGCGGTCAGCTTCTGGATGGCGAACCGGATGAGCCATAGCCCCCCCATCGCGAAGGTGAACAGCAGAATGAACGCGACAACCGCGTGCACCGTGTCCATCAATGCCGGGGAGAGGGATGATGCGGTCCCGCCTGTTCCTGCGCCGCTCCCCGAATCGGGAGAGAACAGCCGCCGGCGTACCCAAGGCACGAAATCTTCGTAGTAGCGAGAGGCGACAATAAAAGACACGATGCATCCAATGAGGGACAGAAGCTGGGATTTCATTCCCCGCCATGCCCCCCATGCTACCGATGCCGCTGCTGCCGCCGCCAGTACATAATCCAGCCCGTTCCAGGCGGCGAAAGCATTCGCGATATCGCCCCACAGTCTATGCAAAAATTCCAAGATGTCTATATCCATATTTGCTTCCTTTATTTTTGAACATCCTCTTTAGTTAACGTCCTGCTCTATCAATTCAAGCCACTCATTGAACTCGCTCTGCAGCTTCTGATATTCGTCCTTCAGTTGAAGGTAAGCCTCCTCCGTCTCCTTGGCCTGCTGCCGCTCCATATCGCGCTCCACCTGCGCCAGCCGGAATTGATGGGACAGCACCTCGAATTGCTCCTGAATCTGCTTCAGATCCTCAAGCTGCTCCTGGCCGCTCTGTTCGGCCGCCTGCAGGCTGCGCAGCTCGGCTTCCGCCTCTCTCAGCCGCCGCTGCAGCTCATCCCGTTCTTCGTTCCAGGCCTTGAACGCCAAGGACCAATCTTGCTCCTGCTCCGCCCACTCGTCGGCCTGAGCCTGCCAAGCGGCTTCGGTCCGCTTCCATTCCTGCTCCCGAGCCTGGAATTGATCAAAATGCTCCTGCCACTGCTGCTCGCGCTGCTCCCACTTCTGCTCCAGCCCCTGCCAATGGGATTCGCGGGCTTGCAGCTTGTCCTGCCATTCCGCCTCCAGGCGGCCGCATTCCTCTTCCCACTGGGCGGTCTGCTCCCGCGCTTCCACCAGCTCGCGCTGGGACGCTTCGATCGCTGCGGCAGCCTCCTGCTGGGCAGCCTGCACGGTCTCGGCAGACGCCTTCCAATTGAGCGCCTCCGCTTCAAGCTGCCGGTTCTTCTCCTCCAGCTCGGCGATCAGCTCATCATAGGTCTGCTGCTCCTGCGCTTCCTTCTCACGCCATGCGCTGCGCTCCGCTTCATGCTGCTCCCGCAAGGCGACGATGGACTGCCCGCTCTGCGCGCTCCACGCGTCCCGCTCGGCCTGGAGCTGCTCCTCCAGCTCCCGCTTGCAGCTCGCGAGCTCCGCGTCCCGCTCTTCGGCCGCCTGCTTCCGCCAAGCTTCGAGCTGCGCTTCGTGCTGTGCTTCGCGCTCCTCCGCCTGCTCCACCAGTTCGCGTTCGCGCTCTTCCGCCTGCTGAAGCATCTCCATCGCGTCGGACAGCGACTGCTGCAGCTCGGCCGCATTCGCATGGGCCTCGTCGCGAACCCGCATCAGGCGCTCCATCTCCACCTGGCGGGCGCGATCAAGCTCTTCCGCACGGCTCAACCGGCCCTCCAGCTGCTGGATGCGCGCCGCCGCTTGCGCCAGCTTCGCATCCGCTTCCTCGCGCA contains the following coding sequences:
- a CDS encoding phage holin family protein: MNFLGHVVRFIVAAIVLMVTGWIVPAFSVGGFWSALILALVIALFGWIVEGIFGKKVTPFGRGIVGFLASALVIYVAQFFVGGVSVSILGAILAALVIGLIDLFIPIASPFEGGKESQPGR
- a CDS encoding cupredoxin domain-containing protein — protein: MRRSRRWTIGATIVLSLGLTACGGSQADTPAAATEAADTELVIQATNYQFDQPEYHIKAGESVRIILEAKGNHGLQVKELGLKLDPNQTEQIITPEKPGTYEFFCTIMCGPGHKDMHAKLIVE
- a CDS encoding CvpA family protein translates to MHRLWGDIANAFAAWNGLDYVLAAAAAASVAWGAWRGMKSQLLSLIGCIVSFIVASRYYEDFVPWVRRRLFSPDSGSGAGTGGTASSLSPALMDTVHAVVAFILLFTFAMGGLWLIRFAIQKLTAAKPVRAVDRLVGALLGLVQFAFLWCILYVLLRAWPAGAIRDWAAASVWMEWTGAWIPDAMAQAVTWAQWL